The Sulfurihydrogenibium sp. YO3AOP1 genome has a window encoding:
- the metG gene encoding methionine--tRNA ligase: MSLSGVKMQEKFYVTTPIYYVNDVPHLGHAYTTVAADVLARYYRQIGVKTFFLTGTDEHGQKIQKTAEEKGISPKELADKTHLAFKELWKKLNISYDRFIRTTDPDHIKAVQHIFQKCYENGDIYLSEYESYYCVGCEEFKTETEIKDYDYKCPIHLKPCEKVKEESYFFRLSKYTDKLLEFYEKNPEFILPDFRKNEVVSFVKQGLKDLSVSRKRDRVAWGIPVPFDPSHTIYVWFDALTNYLTAVGYPENLNEFWPADVHIVGKDILRFHAVYWPAFLMSARLEISKKVFAHGWWTVEGHKMSKSLGNVVDPFKAADEFGVDKLRYFLLREVPFGLDGDFSKSAVINRINSDLANDLGNLISRSLTMIHKFQNGKIEKPSVFKEIEEEYKNVYSKTLENYKNFIQKLEFSKSLEEVWQFIDWLNKYIVKVEPWKLNKEDKEYLKTTLYTVVDGIYAVVWMLNPFMPQKMAEALSMLNINEIKKDIKPYSFPVEITINQVVPLFPRIEIKEEEKKMEEIKKEEVKQEEYITIDDFAKIKMRVGKVLEAEKVEKSDKLLKLKVSLGDEERTIVSGIAQYYEPQELIGKNVIVLANLKPRKIFGIESHGMLLAAKDGERLTVLTTDKDVGVGSPVS; encoded by the coding sequence ATTAGTTTATCAGGAGTGAAAATGCAAGAGAAATTCTACGTCACAACACCAATATACTACGTTAATGATGTTCCACACTTAGGACATGCATATACTACTGTTGCGGCGGATGTTCTTGCAAGATATTATAGACAAATTGGAGTAAAAACATTTTTCTTGACAGGAACAGATGAGCATGGTCAAAAGATTCAAAAAACAGCAGAAGAAAAAGGAATTTCTCCAAAAGAGCTTGCAGATAAAACTCATTTAGCATTTAAAGAGCTTTGGAAAAAGCTTAATATCAGCTATGATAGATTTATCAGAACCACAGACCCAGACCACATAAAAGCTGTTCAGCATATCTTTCAAAAATGCTATGAAAATGGAGATATTTATCTTTCTGAATATGAAAGCTATTACTGCGTTGGATGTGAAGAGTTTAAAACAGAAACAGAGATAAAAGATTATGATTATAAATGCCCTATCCACTTAAAGCCTTGCGAAAAAGTCAAAGAAGAAAGCTACTTTTTCAGATTATCTAAATACACAGATAAACTTCTTGAATTTTACGAGAAAAACCCGGAGTTTATCTTGCCAGATTTTAGAAAAAATGAAGTTGTATCCTTTGTAAAACAAGGATTAAAAGACCTTTCTGTATCAAGGAAAAGAGACCGTGTAGCATGGGGTATCCCTGTTCCTTTTGACCCATCTCACACTATTTATGTATGGTTTGATGCACTTACTAACTATCTGACAGCTGTTGGATATCCAGAAAACCTTAACGAGTTTTGGCCTGCCGATGTTCATATAGTTGGTAAAGATATTTTAAGATTTCATGCTGTATATTGGCCGGCATTTTTAATGAGTGCAAGACTTGAAATTTCGAAAAAAGTCTTTGCCCATGGTTGGTGGACGGTAGAGGGTCATAAAATGTCTAAATCCCTTGGAAACGTAGTAGACCCATTTAAAGCAGCAGATGAGTTTGGCGTTGACAAGCTTAGATACTTTTTATTAAGAGAAGTTCCGTTTGGACTTGATGGTGATTTTTCTAAATCAGCTGTAATAAACAGAATAAACTCAGACCTTGCAAACGACCTTGGCAATCTTATATCAAGAAGCTTAACGATGATTCATAAATTCCAAAATGGAAAAATAGAAAAACCTTCTGTTTTCAAAGAGATAGAAGAAGAGTATAAAAATGTTTATTCTAAAACCTTGGAAAATTATAAAAATTTTATTCAAAAGTTAGAGTTTAGCAAAAGTCTTGAAGAAGTTTGGCAGTTTATAGATTGGCTTAATAAATATATTGTAAAAGTAGAACCTTGGAAGTTAAACAAAGAAGATAAAGAGTATCTAAAGACAACGCTTTACACAGTTGTAGATGGAATATATGCTGTTGTATGGATGCTAAACCCATTTATGCCACAAAAAATGGCAGAAGCTTTAAGTATGTTAAACATAAATGAAATCAAGAAAGATATTAAGCCTTATAGCTTTCCGGTAGAAATTACTATAAATCAAGTGGTTCCATTATTCCCAAGAATTGAGATAAAGGAGGAAGAAAAAAAGATGGAAGAGATAAAAAAAGAGGAAGTAAAACAAGAAGAATACATCACTATTGATGATTTTGCAAAAATAAAAATGAGAGTTGGAAAAGTGTTAGAAGCTGAAAAAGTTGAAAAATCAGATAAACTTTTAAAGTTAAAAGTAAGTCTTGGAGATGAAGAAAGAACAATAGTTTCAGGTATTGCACAGTATTACGAGCCTCAGGAACTTATAGGTAAAAATGTAATCGTTCTTGCAAATTTAAAGCCAAGAAAAATTTTTGGAATAGAGTCTCACGGAATGTTATTGGCGGCAAAAGATGGAGAAAGATTGACAGTACTAACTACAGATAAAGATGTTGGGGTAGGAAGTCCAGTTTCTTAA